The following coding sequences are from one Caldibacillus debilis DSM 16016 window:
- a CDS encoding ABC transporter ATP-binding protein, producing the protein MVLQLENVTKRFGNFTAVRNLNLTIPEKEMFGFLGPNGAGKTTTFRMILGILQASEGRITWNGKKIDYALSPDIGYLPEERGLYPKLKVSEQIVYLARLRKMHPKDALKQLDDWLEKFKIPEYKNKKVEELSKGNQQKIQFIAAVIHKPKLLILDEPFSGLDPVNVEMLKQAVVDLKNEGTSIVFSSHRMEHVEELCEHLCILHKGAPVVQGSLKEIKRSFGKKNLVIHADFDLSFLSGEPGVTKSKLTPEGIELQIENEAVAERILHKIAERGFIRKFILDEPTLNDIFIEKVGESYE; encoded by the coding sequence ATGGTTTTGCAATTGGAAAATGTGACAAAACGATTCGGCAATTTTACGGCCGTCAGGAATTTGAACCTGACCATCCCGGAAAAGGAAATGTTCGGGTTCCTCGGGCCGAACGGGGCCGGGAAAACGACGACCTTCCGGATGATCCTCGGGATCCTGCAGGCCAGCGAAGGGAGGATTACGTGGAACGGGAAAAAGATCGACTACGCGCTGAGCCCGGACATCGGCTATTTGCCCGAAGAGAGAGGCCTGTATCCGAAACTGAAGGTGAGCGAGCAAATCGTCTACCTCGCCCGATTGCGGAAAATGCATCCGAAGGATGCGCTGAAACAGCTGGACGATTGGCTGGAAAAATTTAAAATCCCCGAGTACAAAAACAAAAAGGTGGAGGAATTATCCAAGGGGAACCAGCAAAAAATCCAGTTTATCGCCGCCGTCATCCACAAGCCGAAGCTGCTCATCCTGGACGAACCGTTCAGCGGCCTGGACCCGGTGAATGTGGAGATGCTGAAGCAGGCGGTCGTCGACTTGAAAAACGAAGGGACGTCGATCGTGTTTTCCAGCCACCGGATGGAGCATGTGGAGGAACTTTGCGAACATCTGTGCATCCTGCACAAGGGCGCCCCGGTCGTCCAAGGTTCGTTGAAGGAGATCAAACGGTCGTTCGGAAAGAAGAATCTGGTCATCCACGCCGACTTCGATTTAAGTTTTTTGAGCGGCGAACCCGGGGTCACCAAATCCAAATTGACGCCGGAAGGGATCGAGCTGCAGATCGAAAACGAGGCGGTTGCGGAAAGGATTTTGCACAAGATTGCCGAACGGGGCTTCATCCGGAAATTCATCCTGGATGAACCGACCCTGAACGACATTTTCATTGAAAAAGTGGGTGAGTCCTATGAATAA
- a CDS encoding YhzD family protein, whose protein sequence is MRQYALTAFEKNGEKLIDQLIEAKTDQEAKKIGQKLLEEKGLTEKTHRLVSPEGNLLLFHV, encoded by the coding sequence ATGCGCCAATATGCGTTAACCGCCTTCGAAAAAAACGGGGAAAAACTCATCGATCAGTTGATCGAAGCGAAAACCGACCAGGAAGCGAAAAAAATCGGGCAAAAACTGCTGGAAGAAAAAGGGCTGACGGAAAAAACCCACCGGCTGGTTTCCCCGGAAGGGAATCTGCTCTTATTTCACGTGTAG
- the fumC gene encoding class II fumarate hydratase, whose protein sequence is MEMRVERDTLGEVLVPADKYWGAQTERSRQNFRIGEEKMPLAVIYAFAQLKKAAAIVNHKLGKLSEAKKNAIVQACDEIIAKKWDEHFPLVVWQTGSGTQSNMNVNEVISRRGNELLGNSGEKIHPNDDVNMSQSSNDTFPTAMHIAGYTEIVEKLFPAIEQMIATLKEKEEEYKDLIKIGRTHLQDATPLTLGQEISGWRNMLEKDLAMLKQTADYLLDLAIGGTAVGTGINAPKNFGEEVARQLREQTGYPFRSSPNKFQSLTSHDEIVAVHGVLKALAADLMKIANDVRWLASGPRSGLGEITIPANEPGSSIMPGKVNPTQSEAVTMVATQVFGNDAAIGFAASQGNFELNVFKPVIIYNFLQSVRLLADSIRSFHDRCLVGLKANEGRIKELMERSLMLVTALNPHIGYEKAAEIAKLAHREGISLKEAALKTGYVTEEQYDEWVDPRKMV, encoded by the coding sequence ATGGAGATGCGAGTGGAGCGGGACACCCTCGGCGAAGTGCTGGTGCCCGCGGACAAATATTGGGGTGCGCAAACGGAAAGGAGCAGGCAAAATTTTCGGATCGGCGAAGAGAAGATGCCGCTGGCGGTCATCTATGCCTTCGCCCAGCTGAAGAAAGCGGCGGCCATTGTCAACCATAAATTGGGGAAGCTTTCGGAAGCGAAAAAAAATGCCATCGTCCAGGCCTGCGATGAAATCATCGCCAAAAAATGGGACGAACATTTTCCCCTCGTCGTTTGGCAGACGGGGAGCGGCACCCAATCCAACATGAACGTCAACGAGGTCATCTCCAGAAGGGGGAATGAGCTCCTCGGAAACAGCGGGGAAAAGATCCATCCGAACGATGACGTCAATATGTCGCAAAGTTCCAACGACACCTTTCCGACGGCGATGCACATTGCCGGATACACGGAAATCGTGGAAAAACTGTTTCCGGCCATTGAACAAATGATCGCCACCCTGAAGGAAAAAGAGGAAGAATACAAGGATTTGATCAAGATCGGCCGGACCCATCTCCAGGATGCCACGCCGTTGACCTTGGGCCAGGAAATTTCCGGTTGGCGGAACATGCTGGAAAAGGATTTGGCCATGCTGAAGCAAACGGCCGATTATTTGCTTGATTTGGCGATCGGCGGAACGGCCGTCGGAACGGGGATCAACGCGCCGAAAAATTTCGGGGAAGAAGTGGCCCGGCAATTGCGGGAACAAACGGGTTATCCCTTCCGTTCTTCGCCCAATAAATTTCAGTCATTAACGAGCCATGATGAAATCGTTGCCGTCCACGGCGTATTGAAAGCGCTGGCAGCCGATTTGATGAAAATCGCCAACGACGTCCGATGGCTGGCCAGCGGGCCGAGGAGCGGTTTAGGGGAAATCACGATTCCCGCCAATGAACCGGGAAGCTCCATCATGCCCGGCAAGGTGAACCCGACCCAATCGGAAGCGGTGACGATGGTCGCGACCCAGGTTTTCGGGAACGACGCTGCCATCGGTTTCGCCGCCAGCCAAGGAAATTTTGAGCTGAACGTGTTCAAGCCGGTCATCATCTATAATTTTTTGCAGTCGGTCCGGCTTCTTGCCGACTCGATCCGTTCTTTCCATGACCGATGCCTGGTCGGATTGAAGGCCAATGAAGGCAGGATCAAGGAATTGATGGAGCGGTCCCTGATGCTCGTGACCGCCCTGAATCCGCACATCGGCTACGAAAAGGCGGCGGAAATCGCGAAACTTGCCCACAGGGAAGGCATTTCCCTGAAGGAAGCGGCGCTGAAAACCGGCTACGTCACGGAAGAGCAATACGACGAATGGGTGGATCCGAGAAAAATGGTTTGA
- a CDS encoding DUF6044 family protein, with protein sequence MKSSERPPMRCKRESLWAGLALGVILLYVLPYYLLGEDSHIRVHDNLDSNIAWYKVLARSGKLFAGPGAVIPQVINGLPREAYGSEWTGIVWLNALFPPMAAYAVNMTITRIFAFLGMYLLLKDHFVKERGAAFIRIGVSLAFALTPFWPSGMLSTLGHPLALWAFLNIRGKDYSLKNWLTLTLLPFYSSFVLGFFFFLVGIAFFWLYDWIKTGKRNLPFFAAIAWMTAVYLLIEYRLFYSVLFGGEPFHRVEFVSSRHDFFRTFKLFLKNFLFGHHHVLTLHTFVILPVLTAVFLLLLFQRSRDRLEKTILFLDLLNAALSFWYALWFNKIWLPLKENFGIFTAFNFARFHFLRPFVIYFSFALSLYFLWRKGRRWRAVVYGLIVAQICLLLPFHEEVLYGRYFRSPSFKAFYAQAQFREIETFIGMPKETYRVASLGLHPAIAQYNGFYTLDTYNNLYPLAYKRKFRKIIARELAKDKGLRIYFDEWGSRCYLFAAELGKKYDYRKDSNKGIKNLELNTDAFEELGGRFLFSAVPIGNAEKNRLRLLRIFDHPDSAWKIYLYEVMGKENNAAGQTG encoded by the coding sequence ATGAAATCCAGCGAACGGCCTCCTATGCGGTGCAAGAGAGAATCCCTTTGGGCAGGGCTCGCCCTCGGCGTTATCCTGCTCTATGTCCTTCCTTATTATCTATTGGGGGAGGATTCCCACATCCGGGTCCATGACAATCTCGACTCCAACATCGCCTGGTATAAGGTGTTGGCAAGAAGCGGAAAACTGTTTGCCGGACCCGGGGCGGTCATTCCCCAGGTGATCAATGGACTGCCGCGGGAAGCCTACGGTTCGGAATGGACGGGGATCGTCTGGCTCAACGCCCTTTTCCCGCCGATGGCCGCCTACGCGGTCAACATGACGATAACACGGATTTTCGCCTTTTTGGGCATGTATCTTTTGTTAAAGGATCATTTCGTCAAAGAGCGGGGGGCGGCATTCATCCGGATCGGCGTCTCCCTCGCCTTCGCCCTCACCCCCTTTTGGCCTTCGGGGATGCTCAGCACATTGGGCCATCCCCTCGCCCTGTGGGCTTTTTTGAACATCCGCGGGAAGGATTATTCCCTGAAAAATTGGCTGACGCTCACCCTGCTTCCCTTTTATTCCAGCTTCGTCCTCGGGTTTTTCTTTTTCCTTGTGGGCATCGCTTTTTTCTGGCTGTACGATTGGATCAAAACGGGGAAAAGAAACCTCCCGTTTTTTGCGGCCATCGCCTGGATGACGGCGGTGTATCTGCTCATCGAATACCGGCTCTTTTATTCCGTCCTTTTCGGCGGCGAGCCGTTCCACCGGGTCGAGTTTGTTTCGTCACGGCATGATTTTTTCCGTACGTTCAAACTGTTTTTGAAAAATTTTCTCTTCGGCCACCACCATGTCTTGACCTTACATACCTTCGTCATTTTGCCGGTCCTTACGGCCGTGTTTCTCCTTCTGCTTTTCCAGAGAAGCAGGGACCGCCTGGAAAAAACCATCCTGTTTTTGGATTTGTTGAACGCCGCCCTTTCCTTTTGGTACGCCCTTTGGTTCAACAAAATTTGGCTGCCGCTGAAGGAAAATTTCGGGATTTTTACGGCCTTTAATTTCGCCCGCTTCCATTTCTTGCGTCCTTTTGTGATCTATTTCAGTTTCGCTTTGTCCCTTTATTTCCTTTGGAGAAAGGGAAGGAGATGGCGGGCTGTCGTTTATGGGCTGATCGTTGCGCAAATTTGCCTTCTGCTGCCCTTCCACGAAGAAGTTCTGTACGGCCGTTACTTCCGCAGCCCGTCGTTCAAGGCCTTTTACGCCCAGGCCCAGTTTCGGGAGATCGAGACCTTTATCGGGATGCCGAAGGAGACGTACCGGGTCGCCTCCCTCGGGCTCCATCCGGCGATCGCCCAGTACAACGGGTTTTATACCCTCGACACGTACAATAATCTGTATCCCCTTGCCTACAAACGGAAATTCCGGAAGATCATCGCCCGGGAATTGGCGAAGGACAAAGGCTTGCGGATCTATTTCGACGAGTGGGGAAGCCGCTGCTACCTGTTCGCCGCCGAGCTGGGGAAAAAATACGATTACCGGAAAGATTCGAATAAAGGGATCAAGAATCTGGAATTAAACACCGATGCCTTCGAAGAGTTGGGGGGACGCTTCCTTTTTTCCGCCGTGCCGATCGGAAACGCGGAAAAAAACCGCTTGCGGCTCCTCCGAATTTTTGACCATCCGGATTCGGCCTGGAAAATCTATTTGTATGAAGTCATGGGAAAGGAGAACAACGCCGCGGGGCAAACCGGATAG
- a CDS encoding RNA polymerase sigma factor, which yields MKNNGSPMEVIEDLYNTHYRYMLNFLLRLTPDRQLAEDIVQEVFSNLLTHPETMLKVRNIQSFLITSARNRLIDHYRKKKRSLLQDGQMMERLLIDQYSASRIPERKEIQEILLKLPREYSFVLIARDYYGYSYQEIADLLGISLENAKTRIFRARKSFLKHFREADKDDRF from the coding sequence ATGAAGAATAATGGAAGCCCGATGGAAGTCATCGAAGATCTGTATAACACCCATTACCGGTACATGCTGAATTTCCTTTTGCGTTTGACGCCTGATCGGCAGCTGGCGGAAGACATCGTCCAAGAGGTGTTTTCCAACCTGTTGACGCACCCCGAGACGATGCTAAAAGTCCGGAATATCCAAAGCTTTTTGATCACCAGCGCGAGGAACCGGCTGATCGATCATTACCGGAAGAAAAAACGGTCATTGCTCCAAGACGGCCAGATGATGGAAAGGCTGCTGATCGATCAATATTCGGCGAGTCGGATCCCCGAGCGCAAAGAAATTCAGGAAATCCTGTTAAAATTGCCCCGCGAATACAGTTTTGTCCTTATCGCGCGAGACTATTACGGCTACAGTTATCAGGAAATCGCCGACTTATTGGGAATTTCTTTGGAAAATGCAAAAACGCGGATCTTTCGGGCAAGAAAGAGCTTTTTAAAACATTTCCGGGAGGCGGATAAGGATGACCGGTTTTGA
- a CDS encoding YlbF family regulator gives MPEDMYEVASQLGKAIRESEEFAALKEKYDELLKDNIARKIFDDFRVLQMRLQEKQMMGQPASDTELMDAQKLALQVQQNEKILSLIEAEQRMGTVMNEINEIFMKPLAELYKILE, from the coding sequence ATGCCGGAAGATATGTATGAGGTAGCCAGCCAATTGGGGAAAGCGATTCGGGAAAGCGAAGAATTTGCCGCCCTGAAGGAAAAATACGACGAGTTGCTGAAGGACAACATCGCCCGCAAGATCTTCGATGATTTCCGCGTTTTGCAGATGCGTCTTCAGGAGAAACAAATGATGGGCCAGCCGGCCTCCGATACGGAGCTCATGGATGCCCAAAAATTGGCCCTCCAGGTCCAGCAAAACGAAAAGATCCTTTCGCTCATCGAGGCCGAACAACGGATGGGGACCGTGATGAATGAAATCAACGAGATTTTTATGAAGCCTTTGGCGGAACTGTACAAAATATTGGAATAG
- a CDS encoding TrkH family potassium uptake protein, with the protein MRVRVFNNDLSPHRTMIFGFAAVILIGAVLLALPIASANSRSIGWLDALFTATSAVCVTGLGVLDTGSDFSLFGQLVIMLLIQIGGLGFMTFGVIFAVMLGKKISLKDRMLVRESTKSISLKGVVRLTIAIIVITFSLELIAAAILTLRWAGEFGWQKAAYQAVFHSVSAFNSAGFSLWPDSLSRYVGDPVVNLTICALIIIGGLGFTVLVDIYEKRNWRRLALHSKVVILTSFILTLSGFLVIFILESFNPQTFGHLSPAERLWAAFFQSVSPRTAGFNTIDTGAMMSTSLLFTIFLMFVGASTGSTGGGIKTNTFAVLIMTLKSVVKGQEEVTVLKRRINENIVFQALAVIILSCGIVLLASLLLTITESTAHHDFLEILFEATSAFGTVGLSMGVTSGLSPLGKLIVIATMFIGRLGPLTFAFALALKPTKSKIRYPEDKILIG; encoded by the coding sequence ATGCGCGTCCGTGTATTTAATAACGATTTAAGTCCGCATCGAACCATGATATTCGGTTTTGCCGCCGTCATCCTGATCGGCGCCGTTCTCCTGGCCCTGCCGATCGCTTCCGCCAATTCCCGGAGCATCGGATGGCTGGACGCGTTATTTACGGCAACTTCCGCGGTATGTGTAACGGGTCTCGGTGTTTTGGATACCGGCTCCGACTTTTCCCTCTTTGGCCAGCTGGTCATCATGCTCTTGATCCAGATCGGCGGCCTCGGCTTCATGACCTTTGGCGTGATTTTTGCCGTCATGCTGGGAAAAAAAATATCTTTAAAAGACAGGATGCTCGTCCGGGAATCCACCAAGTCCATCAGTTTAAAAGGGGTCGTCCGGCTGACGATCGCCATCATTGTGATTACCTTCAGCTTGGAACTGATTGCCGCTGCCATTCTGACCCTGCGCTGGGCAGGGGAATTCGGATGGCAAAAGGCGGCATATCAGGCGGTTTTTCATTCCGTTTCCGCCTTTAACAGCGCCGGATTTTCTTTGTGGCCCGACAGTCTGAGCCGATATGTGGGGGATCCGGTCGTCAATTTGACCATATGTGCATTAATTATTATTGGCGGTCTTGGCTTCACGGTGCTGGTGGACATTTATGAAAAGCGAAACTGGCGCCGGTTGGCGCTCCATTCCAAAGTTGTGATTTTAACATCGTTCATTTTAACGCTAAGCGGTTTTCTCGTTATCTTTATTTTGGAATCTTTTAACCCGCAGACATTCGGCCATTTGAGCCCGGCTGAACGCCTGTGGGCGGCGTTCTTTCAGTCCGTCTCACCTCGGACGGCCGGGTTCAACACCATTGATACGGGCGCCATGATGAGCACGAGCTTATTGTTCACGATTTTTCTCATGTTTGTCGGGGCTTCGACAGGATCGACAGGGGGTGGGATTAAAACGAACACCTTCGCCGTCCTCATCATGACCCTTAAAAGTGTTGTCAAGGGACAAGAGGAGGTAACCGTCCTGAAGAGAAGGATTAATGAAAATATTGTCTTCCAGGCGCTGGCCGTTATCATTCTCTCCTGCGGCATCGTCCTGTTGGCCAGCCTGCTGTTGACCATTACCGAGAGCACGGCCCATCACGACTTTTTGGAGATCTTGTTTGAAGCGACGTCCGCATTTGGGACCGTAGGCTTGTCCATGGGGGTGACAAGTGGATTGTCCCCATTGGGCAAACTGATTGTCATTGCCACGATGTTCATTGGCCGTTTAGGTCCGCTCACCTTCGCTTTCGCCTTGGCGTTGAAGCCGACGAAATCCAAGATCCGTTACCCGGAAGACAAGATCCTCATTGGCTGA
- a CDS encoding potassium channel family protein, with amino-acid sequence MKQAKRSFLVIGLGRFGESITKTLASFGHEVMAIDKDETKVNKLADLVTQAVQADATDEDVLKELGVSNLDEAVVAIGDDIQASILATLILKDMGFERIIAKATNDYHGRVLEKIGADVIIQPEKDMGVRVAHSILFGNFIDLIELSPDYSLVEVAASQAMTGKSLKELDLRAKYGCTVLAIKSKDEEKVNISPSADDVIKEGDVLFLVGTNRDLSMLEQELLGESHARKIR; translated from the coding sequence ATGAAACAAGCGAAACGTTCATTTCTGGTCATCGGCCTGGGCCGTTTCGGAGAAAGCATCACAAAAACATTGGCTTCCTTCGGTCACGAAGTGATGGCGATCGATAAAGATGAAACCAAAGTCAACAAACTGGCCGATTTGGTGACCCAGGCCGTCCAGGCGGATGCCACCGACGAAGATGTCCTGAAGGAACTTGGCGTCTCCAATTTGGACGAGGCCGTTGTGGCGATCGGGGATGACATTCAAGCCAGCATATTAGCCACCTTGATCTTAAAGGATATGGGATTTGAGCGGATTATTGCCAAAGCAACGAACGATTATCACGGCAGGGTGTTGGAGAAAATTGGCGCCGATGTGATCATTCAGCCCGAAAAAGACATGGGGGTTAGGGTTGCCCACAGCATTTTGTTCGGCAATTTTATTGATTTGATCGAGCTTTCTCCGGATTACAGCTTGGTTGAGGTTGCAGCTTCGCAAGCCATGACCGGCAAATCGTTAAAAGAATTGGATTTGAGGGCGAAATACGGCTGTACCGTACTGGCGATCAAATCCAAAGATGAAGAAAAGGTGAATATCTCCCCCAGCGCCGACGATGTGATCAAAGAAGGGGACGTTCTGTTTCTCGTCGGTACCAATCGGGATCTCAGCATGTTGGAACAAGAACTTTTGGGCGAAAGCCATGCCAGGAAAATCAGATAG
- a CDS encoding NAD(P)-dependent alcohol dehydrogenase: MRIKAAVVHDKGENFRIEEVELSDLKRDEVLVKIVASGICHTDAVARDIGLTPFPAVLGHEGSGIVEKVGPDVKTIRPGDHVVISFASCGQCEHCLTGHPGACFKINELNFGGKDEDGDYRIFQNGRGVSTFFGQSSFATYAIAKERNVVKVDKDVDLALLSPLGCGIQTGAGTVLNKLKPAFGSSIAVYGCGAVGLSAVMAAKIAGCKHIVAVDIHQNRLELAKELGATHVLNGKEADVVKEIKAVTEGGTHYAVETTGVPAVVRQSLKALRPLGQTAIVGVTPEMTIDVHNEIMAEGKTMMGVIEGDAVPKLFIPQLIAYYKKGLFPFDKLIRFYAFDEINKAFEDSAKGITVKPVIKISA, translated from the coding sequence ATGCGAATCAAAGCGGCTGTCGTACATGACAAAGGGGAAAACTTCCGGATCGAAGAGGTGGAATTGTCCGATTTAAAGCGGGATGAAGTGTTGGTTAAAATCGTGGCTTCCGGGATTTGCCATACCGACGCGGTGGCCCGCGACATCGGCTTGACCCCCTTTCCCGCGGTGCTGGGGCACGAAGGGAGCGGAATCGTCGAGAAAGTGGGTCCCGACGTCAAAACCATTCGGCCTGGCGACCATGTGGTCATATCCTTTGCCTCTTGCGGCCAATGTGAGCACTGCTTAACCGGACATCCGGGAGCTTGCTTTAAAATTAACGAATTGAATTTTGGCGGAAAAGATGAAGACGGCGACTACCGGATTTTTCAAAACGGCCGGGGAGTGTCGACCTTCTTTGGGCAATCTTCTTTCGCGACTTACGCCATTGCCAAGGAAAGAAACGTCGTCAAAGTGGATAAGGATGTGGATTTGGCGCTTCTCTCCCCCCTCGGCTGCGGCATTCAAACGGGGGCGGGAACCGTATTGAACAAATTGAAACCGGCATTCGGTTCCTCGATCGCCGTTTACGGTTGCGGAGCCGTAGGCCTGAGCGCCGTCATGGCGGCAAAGATCGCGGGATGCAAGCATATTGTCGCCGTCGACATCCATCAAAACCGGTTGGAATTGGCGAAGGAATTAGGCGCCACCCACGTTTTGAACGGCAAAGAAGCGGACGTCGTAAAAGAAATCAAGGCCGTCACCGAAGGCGGCACCCATTATGCGGTGGAAACGACCGGCGTGCCCGCTGTCGTCCGGCAATCGCTCAAGGCTTTGCGGCCGTTGGGACAAACGGCGATCGTCGGTGTAACGCCGGAAATGACGATTGACGTCCATAACGAGATTATGGCGGAAGGGAAAACAATGATGGGCGTGATCGAAGGGGACGCGGTGCCGAAATTGTTCATTCCCCAATTGATCGCCTATTACAAGAAAGGGCTTTTCCCGTTCGACAAACTCATCCGTTTTTATGCCTTTGACGAAATTAACAAAGCCTTTGAAGACTCCGCCAAAGGCATTACCGTCAAACCGGTCATCAAAATATCCGCTTGA
- a CDS encoding YheC/YheD family endospore coat-associated protein translates to MVNVYRIEPFSHDVPVVCLPDTFGEDVHSVSFGSVFVRVGIKRLKNGEKKILLSSPLYEELHLPKPPLALSAFVHDRTLYLGPILGILTAGFSRSEISPLNDRSEAFARLIASAKNSGVFSVVFGIRHIDWERGLVNGYTCRNGHWRQIAVPLPNVIYDRLPNRKVEKLKEVRDMKRKIVSEYGIPWFNPGFFNKMEIHQRLEKLPETKKYLPQTVLLKDQGSLSSMLDEYGFVYVKGTNGSHGNEVFRIRKIHEKKYLCLFRDEGQTNRMYKFSSPGEIYQHLFAGRDGNWMIQRGIRLLRFRGREMDFRIHANKVGKDWKATAIIAKCTGGNSATTHLLSGGEAKTLEEVFPNEEERSVRKNQLTEAALAVCRALEKQLDGIFGEIGLDMAFDQDGKIWLFEANSKPGRSVFASRKLKGLEEEINRSLFAFCADLAKEAIVHPETAGMSPVAL, encoded by the coding sequence ATGGTTAATGTATACCGGATCGAACCGTTTTCCCACGATGTCCCCGTCGTCTGTTTGCCGGACACCTTCGGCGAAGATGTGCATTCCGTCAGTTTCGGATCCGTTTTCGTCCGGGTCGGCATCAAAAGGTTAAAAAATGGAGAAAAGAAAATTTTGCTGAGCAGCCCGTTGTATGAGGAACTGCATCTGCCGAAGCCGCCGCTTGCCCTTTCCGCTTTCGTCCACGACCGGACCCTGTATCTCGGCCCGATTCTCGGCATATTGACCGCCGGCTTTTCCCGGTCGGAAATCTCCCCTTTAAACGACCGTTCCGAAGCTTTCGCCAGGCTCATCGCTTCGGCGAAGAACAGCGGGGTTTTTTCGGTCGTCTTTGGCATCCGGCATATCGATTGGGAAAGGGGGCTGGTCAACGGCTACACTTGCCGGAACGGACATTGGCGGCAAATCGCCGTTCCCCTCCCCAACGTGATCTACGACCGTTTGCCCAACCGGAAGGTCGAAAAACTGAAGGAAGTCCGGGACATGAAGCGAAAAATCGTTTCCGAATATGGAATCCCCTGGTTCAACCCGGGATTTTTTAACAAAATGGAAATCCATCAACGGCTGGAAAAGCTCCCGGAGACAAAAAAATATTTGCCCCAGACGGTTCTCTTAAAGGATCAAGGCTCCCTATCGTCCATGCTGGACGAATACGGCTTCGTCTATGTGAAAGGGACGAACGGGAGCCATGGAAACGAAGTATTCCGGATCCGGAAAATCCACGAAAAAAAATATCTTTGCCTCTTCCGTGACGAAGGGCAGACAAACCGGATGTATAAGTTTTCCTCCCCCGGAGAGATCTATCAACATTTGTTCGCCGGCCGGGACGGCAACTGGATGATCCAGCGGGGCATCCGCCTTTTGCGCTTCCGGGGCCGGGAAATGGACTTCCGGATCCATGCGAACAAGGTCGGAAAAGATTGGAAAGCGACGGCGATTATCGCCAAATGCACGGGCGGAAACAGCGCCACTACCCATCTTTTATCCGGCGGGGAAGCAAAAACGCTGGAAGAGGTTTTTCCAAACGAAGAAGAAAGGTCTGTGCGGAAAAACCAGCTGACGGAAGCGGCGCTTGCGGTTTGCCGCGCCTTGGAAAAACAGCTGGATGGAATCTTCGGGGAAATCGGATTGGATATGGCCTTTGACCAGGACGGGAAAATCTGGCTGTTTGAGGCGAATTCGAAGCCGGGCAGGTCCGTCTTCGCCAGCCGGAAATTGAAGGGGCTGGAGGAGGAAATCAACCGCTCCCTTTTCGCCTTCTGTGCCGATCTCGCCAAAGAGGCGATCGTCCATCCGGAAACAGCGGGGATGAGCCCCGTGGCCTTGTAA
- a CDS encoding PucR family transcriptional regulator — protein MDIRDIFPDAILADAPRFRAGYASFFDPASGRYIHIPEKSLTDRERKLLSAFLTPADAAEKNRLNSTPEQERWHRYLLGGGPLPDGEERRIRFLHFFIQQPIKQQEFIDALQSFLQEGMVVVWLDENNGIIVERESAEPVAEEEWQSFIEAIQSDFYYDVYFYRGRFFPADEGLKDRFRREQAYFHTALKKIQNERLFNFERAFPVFLLLSDEETARNFLAEEWQELFAGDYELLSMIKLFIENNSNISSTAKMLYLHRNSLQYRIDKFIERTSVDIKTFHGSVSVYFICLFGEIVRKRDGFPRGG, from the coding sequence ATGGACATTCGCGATATTTTTCCCGATGCCATTTTGGCGGACGCCCCCCGTTTCCGGGCGGGATATGCCAGCTTCTTCGACCCGGCGAGCGGCCGGTACATCCACATCCCGGAAAAAAGCCTGACCGACCGGGAAAGGAAATTGCTGTCCGCCTTCCTCACGCCGGCGGATGCCGCGGAAAAAAACCGGTTGAACAGCACGCCGGAACAAGAACGGTGGCATCGGTATCTGCTGGGCGGCGGTCCGCTGCCGGACGGGGAGGAAAGGCGGATCCGCTTTTTGCATTTTTTCATCCAGCAGCCCATCAAACAGCAGGAATTTATCGATGCCTTGCAATCCTTCCTGCAGGAAGGGATGGTCGTCGTTTGGCTGGATGAAAACAACGGGATCATCGTGGAAAGGGAATCGGCGGAACCGGTGGCCGAAGAGGAATGGCAGTCGTTCATCGAGGCGATCCAATCGGATTTTTATTACGATGTCTATTTCTACAGGGGGCGGTTTTTCCCGGCCGATGAAGGGCTGAAAGACCGTTTTCGCCGGGAGCAGGCCTATTTCCATACCGCTTTGAAAAAGATTCAGAACGAAAGGCTGTTCAATTTTGAAAGGGCCTTTCCCGTCTTCCTGCTTCTGTCCGATGAAGAGACGGCAAGGAACTTTTTGGCGGAAGAATGGCAGGAACTTTTCGCCGGGGACTACGAACTGCTTTCCATGATCAAATTGTTTATCGAAAATAATTCCAACATCAGCTCCACGGCGAAGATGCTTTATCTTCACCGGAACAGCTTGCAATACCGGATCGACAAATTTATCGAGCGGACATCCGTCGATATTAAAACCTTCCACGGTTCCGTGTCCGTTTATTTCATCTGCCTGTTCGGGGAAATCGTCCGGAAGAGGGACGGTTTTCCCCGGGGAGGATGA